A single genomic interval of bacterium harbors:
- a CDS encoding PEP-CTERM sorting domain-containing protein: MKKFFLVAACLVFALTFSAPANSATLGLEYLVGTVAPASPSNPSDEFVYTTNLIDFWNGGADPSDFDPGPPATGYLYDVTIAGAGGSVTGPLPAAEEAGVQYASLSGGVDLTGYTYVFAKFGNDGALYFLDGSVTSLTGFDPAWGPFSEQGGGLSHVTLFGPGTIRVPEAGALLLFGSGLIGLVGYRRKRRMQ, translated from the coding sequence ATGAAAAAGTTCTTTCTCGTAGCAGCATGCCTTGTCTTTGCGTTGACTTTCTCGGCTCCCGCCAACTCTGCCACCTTGGGGCTCGAGTACCTGGTTGGCACGGTGGCACCTGCTAGCCCCTCTAACCCGAGCGATGAGTTCGTTTATACCACGAACTTGATCGACTTCTGGAACGGTGGTGCGGACCCGAGCGACTTCGATCCCGGCCCTCCCGCAACAGGTTACCTTTATGACGTTACCATAGCAGGTGCGGGAGGCTCTGTTACCGGACCACTCCCGGCCGCAGAGGAAGCCGGGGTGCAGTACGCGTCACTTTCTGGGGGAGTGGATCTCACCGGGTACACGTACGTTTTTGCAAAGTTCGGAAATGATGGTGCGCTTTACTTCCTGGACGGCAGCGTTACTTCGCTCACCGGCTTTGACCCTGCTTGGGGCCCCTTTTCCGAGCAAGGAGGAGGCCTGTCCCACGTTACGCTGTTCGGCCCCGGCACCATTCGTGTCCCCGAGGCCGGGGCGCTGCTCCTGTTCGGGAGCGGACTGATCGGACTCGTCGGCTACCGGAGGAAACGGCGAATGCAGTAA
- a CDS encoding lmo0937 family membrane protein, with product MLWTIAVVLIILWALGLVSSYTMGGFIHVLLVIAIVVVLIQVIQGRKVL from the coding sequence ATGCTGTGGACCATAGCCGTCGTATTGATAATCCTCTGGGCGCTGGGTTTGGTCTCCTCGTACACGATGGGCGGATTCATTCACGTCCTCCTGGTGATCGCGATCGTGGTGGTACTGATCCAAGTCATTCAGGGACGGAAGGTCCTGTAG
- a CDS encoding DUF362 domain-containing protein: protein MTKSDPYSLDGLILRFRETMGGHVGIDEPEPLAGAARGQRENTPLQFDVEIRIDDLGRFLRVAGHAAELSGNVIFEPLGGRLPIREGAFNLFSVDPGTGIRRMTYAFRFTAADGRLYFLHGYKEIHDDPGALDVVPDMITLFTTLYRGPDEQAPVYASGVLTFDLKKTPALLASMKVEGTNSLLQKMAAYTAFASFAYGALRDEYLQGVRLLYDTRYENLVLSGRMRRADGAEVPFFLGSGVHERGFPWGDGELFSDVLLVVGDGKGGFQRFCMTDRTLEDLVLDISGGVYRYHGTLHAIIDGYSASFSQLRSGSPRLVPIRASIDIAFEARSYDGVAVSFPRVPKLIRKLSSAMAKELRAHLPGTNPLGVFITPHAVAVRTGSMTFGDAGAAVGGPGGNFTILERRTFGEAERGTFRNVKWPTLLYGYLCAIRPEERASRVQIHSRTLRHEREHWVRDQLDAFLGTVISRACSCEMRMERDELRVILLTAPAASAERIPLFVKIGEPVLEVNNDHFPTAIFQRRVVEVLDPSGQRCLALEDDMSVLRLEPVGTVRKATVASIRDADKFAALDRVLGDTGFDAILEAKRKDSGKARQDFSIVIKPNFMFAYDKRDRSTYTDPELVHHLVKRLREMGFGNLNVVEAQSTYGEYFDRRSVREMAEYLGYDRKAGYEVVDMTLDADVIQHLGPHLGNHPVSRSWREADFRISFAKNKTHAYAYYTLTLKNIYGALPLADKFREYHCGRGIYETTIEYLKAFPVEYGLVDAWRSADGPFGIFADPAPNETNTIIGGTDLVAVDWIGASKMGIDPMISPYMKLAVEAFGKPEILLVGDPSPYRPWLNVPVALTLFTNKGVDANHYFGNLMYSAAAQMDEAHFRHKNRALYMRLLRRMTVPLRRAFFLRTGEDPSRANRLFSSLFYKMGY, encoded by the coding sequence ATGACAAAATCCGATCCGTACAGCCTCGACGGGCTTATCCTCCGGTTCCGGGAGACGATGGGCGGTCATGTCGGGATCGATGAACCCGAGCCCCTGGCTGGCGCCGCGCGAGGGCAGAGGGAGAACACTCCCCTTCAGTTCGATGTCGAGATCCGGATCGATGACCTGGGGCGCTTCCTTCGTGTCGCCGGCCACGCGGCGGAACTTTCGGGCAATGTGATATTCGAGCCGCTGGGGGGCCGCCTTCCCATCCGGGAAGGTGCATTCAACCTCTTCTCGGTGGACCCCGGGACCGGAATCCGCCGGATGACCTACGCGTTCCGATTCACGGCGGCGGACGGCCGATTGTATTTCCTTCATGGATACAAGGAGATCCACGACGATCCGGGCGCGCTCGACGTGGTTCCGGACATGATCACGCTCTTCACCACCCTCTACCGCGGCCCGGACGAGCAGGCCCCCGTATACGCATCGGGGGTGCTGACGTTCGACCTGAAGAAAACACCGGCCCTGCTGGCTTCCATGAAGGTGGAAGGCACGAACTCCCTGCTGCAGAAGATGGCGGCGTACACCGCCTTCGCATCGTTCGCGTACGGCGCCCTCAGGGACGAGTACCTGCAGGGGGTTCGCCTTCTCTACGACACCCGGTACGAGAACCTCGTCCTGTCCGGTCGGATGCGGCGTGCGGACGGCGCCGAGGTGCCGTTTTTCCTCGGGTCCGGCGTTCACGAACGCGGTTTTCCCTGGGGGGACGGCGAACTCTTTTCCGACGTTCTGCTGGTCGTCGGCGACGGGAAAGGGGGCTTCCAACGGTTCTGCATGACCGATCGCACGCTGGAAGATCTCGTTCTGGACATCTCCGGCGGCGTATACCGCTACCACGGAACGCTCCACGCCATCATCGACGGATATTCCGCCTCTTTCTCCCAGCTGCGGTCGGGCTCGCCGCGACTCGTCCCGATCCGTGCGAGCATCGATATCGCCTTCGAGGCCCGGTCCTACGATGGCGTGGCAGTATCCTTCCCTCGCGTACCGAAGCTCATCCGGAAGCTATCCTCGGCCATGGCCAAGGAGCTTCGCGCGCATCTTCCCGGAACGAATCCCCTGGGCGTCTTCATCACCCCCCACGCCGTTGCGGTTCGCACAGGGAGCATGACGTTCGGGGATGCCGGTGCCGCCGTGGGCGGTCCCGGCGGAAACTTCACGATCCTTGAACGGCGCACCTTCGGAGAGGCCGAGCGCGGCACGTTCCGGAACGTGAAGTGGCCGACCTTGCTCTACGGGTACCTGTGCGCCATCCGCCCCGAAGAACGGGCCTCCAGGGTGCAGATCCACTCACGGACACTTCGGCATGAACGCGAGCACTGGGTCCGTGACCAGCTGGACGCCTTCCTGGGAACCGTCATCTCCAGGGCGTGTTCCTGCGAGATGCGGATGGAACGGGATGAACTCCGGGTCATTCTCCTCACCGCGCCCGCGGCCAGCGCGGAACGTATCCCGCTCTTCGTGAAGATCGGAGAACCGGTTCTTGAGGTGAACAACGACCACTTTCCCACGGCGATCTTCCAGCGCCGGGTCGTGGAGGTCCTCGACCCCTCGGGGCAACGCTGCCTCGCGCTCGAGGACGACATGTCGGTGCTTCGCCTCGAACCGGTCGGCACCGTGCGGAAGGCAACGGTGGCCAGCATCCGGGATGCGGACAAATTCGCCGCGTTGGACCGGGTCCTGGGGGACACGGGCTTCGACGCGATTCTGGAGGCCAAGCGGAAGGACTCCGGGAAGGCCCGGCAGGACTTCTCCATCGTCATCAAGCCGAACTTCATGTTCGCCTATGACAAGCGGGATCGCTCGACCTACACCGATCCCGAGTTGGTCCATCACCTTGTGAAAAGGCTGCGGGAGATGGGGTTCGGGAACCTGAACGTCGTCGAGGCGCAGTCGACGTACGGTGAATACTTCGACAGGCGGAGCGTCCGTGAGATGGCCGAGTATCTGGGCTACGACCGGAAGGCCGGGTACGAGGTCGTGGACATGACATTGGACGCCGACGTGATCCAACACCTCGGGCCACACCTCGGGAATCACCCCGTATCGCGCAGTTGGCGCGAGGCGGACTTCCGAATCTCGTTCGCCAAGAACAAGACCCATGCCTACGCGTACTACACGCTTACACTGAAGAACATTTACGGCGCACTGCCGCTCGCGGACAAGTTCAGGGAATACCACTGCGGCAGGGGAATCTACGAAACGACGATCGAGTACCTGAAGGCGTTCCCCGTGGAGTACGGTCTCGTGGACGCCTGGCGGAGCGCTGACGGCCCGTTCGGGATATTCGCCGATCCTGCACCGAACGAAACAAACACCATCATCGGCGGTACCGATCTGGTGGCCGTGGACTGGATCGGGGCGAGCAAGATGGGCATCGACCCGATGATCAGCCCGTACATGAAGCTCGCGGTGGAAGCCTTCGGAAAGCCGGAGATCCTTCTCGTTGGAGATCCGAGCCCTTATCGCCCCTGGCTGAACGTACCGGTTGCCCTGACCCTGTTCACGAACAAAGGGGTCGACGCGAACCACTACTTCGGGAACCTCATGTACTCGGCCGCCGCCCAGATGGACGAGGCGCACTTCCGGCACAAGAACCGTGCGTTGTACATGCGGCTGCTTC
- a CDS encoding LPXTG cell wall anchor domain-containing protein, with amino-acid sequence MSGNKILAIVLIVAGILGVMYGKFSYTKETHQAKLGPIEMSVKEKQTVNVPVWAGVAAIAAGAGLLLVRTKR; translated from the coding sequence ATGAGCGGAAACAAGATCCTGGCCATCGTGCTGATCGTGGCCGGCATCCTGGGAGTGATGTACGGCAAGTTCAGCTATACCAAGGAGACCCACCAAGCCAAGCTGGGCCCGATCGAGATGTCGGTCAAGGAAAAGCAGACGGTCAATGTCCCTGTCTGGGCAGGCGTAGCGGCGATCGCGGCCGGCGCCGGGCTGCTCCTTGTACGCACGAAGCGGTAG
- a CDS encoding porin family protein produces MRKTAFALFMVLAVTLIGIAPSVSLAENPSNYLVLKGGLYSPSDDFDLEGQQFNHDDGFVAEVAFGRYFMPMFALELGVGYFESEASPAVPPGETKFKVVPVTLTGKVFFPIGPVEPYGEFGIGGYIADADVSGTSSNFSGSTESVFGLHAGAGVNFNITPTIFLGAEGRYLWAKPSWGGTDIKLDGFTVTANLGFRF; encoded by the coding sequence ATGAGGAAAACCGCATTTGCACTTTTCATGGTTCTCGCTGTCACGCTGATCGGCATCGCACCTTCGGTCTCTTTGGCGGAGAACCCGTCGAACTACCTGGTGCTCAAGGGAGGGCTCTACTCGCCCAGCGACGATTTCGACCTCGAGGGTCAGCAATTCAACCATGACGACGGGTTCGTCGCGGAGGTCGCGTTCGGGCGTTACTTCATGCCCATGTTCGCCCTGGAGCTGGGAGTCGGATACTTCGAGAGCGAGGCCTCCCCCGCGGTACCGCCCGGCGAAACGAAGTTCAAGGTCGTCCCCGTGACCCTGACCGGGAAGGTTTTCTTTCCGATCGGGCCGGTCGAGCCGTACGGCGAGTTCGGGATCGGCGGCTACATCGCGGACGCCGATGTCTCCGGAACCTCCTCCAACTTCAGCGGTTCCACGGAAAGCGTCTTCGGGCTTCATGCCGGGGCCGGGGTGAACTTCAACATTACGCCGACCATCTTCCTGGGAGCCGAGGGGAGATACCTCTGGGCCAAGCCGTCCTGGGGCGGCACGGACATCAAGCTGGACGGGTTCACCGTGACGGCCAACCTGGGATTCCGGTTCTAG
- a CDS encoding fibronectin type III domain-containing protein, with protein MILAWTEFGDGADGLGFRIERADCHGPRRKFVEIGQVGPHVAAFLDRSVDPLMSYQYRVHAWNASGDSSPSNVVEVTTPRPGEESPTDQE; from the coding sequence GTGATTCTGGCATGGACCGAATTCGGGGACGGGGCCGACGGACTCGGGTTCCGCATCGAGCGGGCAGATTGTCATGGCCCTCGCAGGAAATTCGTGGAGATCGGCCAGGTGGGGCCGCATGTCGCGGCCTTCCTCGACCGGTCCGTCGATCCTCTCATGTCCTATCAATACCGGGTGCATGCGTGGAACGCTTCCGGCGACTCGTCGCCCTCCAACGTGGTGGAGGTGACGACGCCGCGTCCCGGGGAGGAATCGCCAACCGATCAGGAATGA
- a CDS encoding response regulator transcription factor: MSWPSTLRILVADDHEMVRKGLVKVLAETIQPIKVDEARTGQETVNMASKGEYDLVVLDLKMPGKSGLDVLKEIKEHRPKMPVLILSMHPEEQFAVRALRAGASGYLTKECESDELILAVRKALKGERYISGSLAQILAEDFDSDSGKPLHKILSDREYQVMTMIASGKTVGAIAKELLLSVKTISSYRTNILRKTRMENNAEITHYAIKNKLVE; the protein is encoded by the coding sequence ATGTCTTGGCCTTCAACACTTAGGATATTGGTCGCGGATGATCATGAAATGGTGCGAAAAGGACTGGTGAAGGTTCTTGCGGAGACCATCCAGCCGATCAAGGTCGATGAGGCGAGAACCGGGCAGGAAACAGTGAACATGGCTTCGAAGGGTGAATATGACCTCGTCGTGCTGGACCTCAAGATGCCCGGGAAGAGCGGTCTGGACGTATTGAAGGAGATCAAGGAGCACAGGCCCAAGATGCCCGTCCTGATCCTCAGCATGCACCCGGAGGAACAGTTTGCGGTGCGGGCCCTGCGCGCGGGCGCCTCCGGATACCTCACGAAGGAATGCGAGAGCGACGAGCTGATCCTTGCGGTACGGAAAGCGCTGAAGGGCGAGAGATACATCAGTGGTTCGCTCGCCCAGATCCTTGCGGAAGATTTCGATAGCGATTCGGGAAAACCACTCCACAAGATTCTATCGGATCGCGAATACCAGGTGATGACCATGATCGCCTCCGGGAAAACCGTCGGTGCGATCGCCAAGGAGTTGCTCCTGAGCGTGAAGACGATCAGCAGCTATCGGACCAACATCCTGCGGAAGACGAGGATGGAGAACAACGCGGAGATAACCCATTACGCCATAAAGAACAAATTGGTGGAATGA
- a CDS encoding OmpA family protein — protein sequence MDPNGSRQVCPASTTEYTVTAMGEGGTRTASTTVTVNPPPPPVKKAPKVIDRLVLHVNFDFDKSTVRKEDVADLRKAIDFVKKYPGYEISIEGHTDSRGSDTYNQALSERRAAAVKNYLLKHGMIDTQKDNIVTKGHGESDPIADNKTEKGRFENRRVEILILEK from the coding sequence ATGGATCCGAACGGCTCCCGCCAGGTATGCCCCGCCAGCACCACGGAATATACGGTCACCGCGATGGGCGAGGGCGGCACCCGGACGGCGTCTACGACGGTCACCGTGAATCCGCCGCCTCCACCGGTGAAAAAGGCGCCCAAGGTGATCGACCGCCTTGTCCTACATGTCAATTTCGACTTCGACAAGTCGACCGTCAGGAAAGAGGACGTTGCGGATCTTCGGAAGGCGATCGATTTCGTCAAGAAGTATCCCGGGTATGAGATTTCCATCGAAGGCCATACCGACAGCCGGGGCAGCGACACATACAACCAGGCTCTTTCCGAGAGGAGAGCGGCAGCCGTAAAAAATTACCTCCTGAAGCACGGCATGATCGATACCCAGAAGGATAATATCGTGACAAAGGGGCACGGGGAATCCGACCCCATCGCGGATAACAAGACGGAGAAAGGCAGGTTCGAAAACAGGAGGGTTGAGATTCTGATCCTCGAGAAATGA
- a CDS encoding BON domain-containing protein → MVKRHRILGFLLCIALVTAFLGCASTPKKAGTGEYIDDSVITTKVKAAILDEPTLKVFQINVETFKGEVQLSGFVDSAQSVKKAGEVARGVKGVKSVKNSLIVK, encoded by the coding sequence ATGGTAAAGAGACATCGCATACTGGGTTTCCTGCTCTGCATCGCGTTGGTCACCGCCTTCCTGGGGTGCGCATCCACGCCGAAAAAAGCGGGGACCGGCGAGTACATCGACGACTCCGTAATCACGACCAAAGTGAAAGCCGCGATTCTCGATGAACCCACGCTGAAAGTGTTCCAGATCAATGTAGAGACGTTCAAAGGGGAAGTCCAGTTGAGCGGTTTCGTCGATTCGGCCCAGAGTGTCAAGAAGGCGGGAGAGGTCGCCCGCGGCGTCAAGGGTGTCAAATCCGTGAAAAACAGCCTGATCGTGAAATAG